cctgccccgccgAGCCCCCGGCCCGCTCGTACCGGCCGCTGTggccccgggctgtgcccaggcaccgcacaccttggggacacttttctgtcccgggcagccccgcccgcgGGCTCGGCCGTGTCCCCTGCCCGCCACACGCACGGGGCAGGGCTGGTGAcaccaaagcaaacaagggGTGGATCTGCCCGTCCCCActgtgctctgggcagggagaaCAAGGGAGCTCCTTGTGCAGGGCGGGCACCGTGcggctgtgtccctgccagccccggtCCCACCGCCCTGGCACATGTGCCAGGCAGGGGGGGCAAAGCTCTGCCAGGCCACGGCCACCCCAGCCCAGAATATCCCAGAATGGGGGTGGGATTGCAAGGGTGAGGGGCTCCCAGGCCGTGGCAGGCTCCTGGGATGGCTCCCAGGCACTGGGGGCTTCCCGTGGGATCTGTGTGCTGGCACCCCAACACTGCTGGCACCCAGTGCTCCTGGGCCTCAGTGCAGCTGGGCTCCAAGCAGGGGGGGATTCCAAGCCATGGTGGGTTCCCATTGCTGAGGGACTCCCAGGGAgtcacagccagcctgggcagtgTCCTGGAGCCCACCCAGCTGCCCAGCCAGGAACTTCATTTGCCAGGCCCTTCCTCAGCCTCTCCCAAAGACTCACGAAGTCTTTCCAGACAGGACAGTCATCCAGCttggcagggctgagcactgCCAGTGTCCcagacaggcaggagcagcctgtaCTGGGAAcgcctgggcactgctggatgCAGGTTGGCACTGCTGAacccaggctggcactgctggatgcaggctggcactgctggacccaggctggcactgctggaccTGGGCTGGCGCTACTGGACCCAGGCTGGCGCTGCTGGACCCGGGCTGGCAGTGGGGCACCAGGCAGCAACCAGAgctcagtgtgagctgctgctgccatgagTCAGCAGGGCAACAGTTAAGCCTGGTTTGGAGGCTTTAGAGCTGCCCTTACACACCCACCAGGGAAAGCAAGAAATGACACGGGAATCCCAGAAAAGCCTGGGTGGAGGGAAGAGGCACaccttggcagggcaggagaggacTGTAATTTTATTTGCAGCAGCCTGAAGTCATCTGCAAACACAGGCACTCCTCCCAAGGCCCGGTCCCACAGAGCAGGcagtcctgcagcagccagggagcagagcagccccagggagggacGTCAGCACACGGCgggacagcagcacaacagCGGGCTTGTTCCAGGGCgatggcagcagccccagcacagagcccagcctggaggagctccagcacaggggagagccagcagctcctcccccCTTCCTCcaagccctgggagctgccaaaggCCAATGCTGGGCCTCTGCCTCCCAGCAAGGTGCCCGAGGGCAGCCCCACCGCTGGACCCGTCTCTGGATGCAGATGGGACAAGAGGGTGTGCCCAGCACCCCACAAGCCTGGCAGGAGGAACAGAATGGGGCTGGGGATTTCCTGGCACAGGAATGTTAATGCCCACATGCATGCTGTGCCATCAGGTGCTGCCCTGGAGCACGGCCCAGCACTCTGCCATGCTTtggctgtttgtttttcccGTTTCCATCGCTCTGCCCCATGGGCAGCGtggtgaggaggagcaggatcCAGATGTAGTTTGGGGCAGAGGCCAGCAGCACCCCTGTGATGCTGTGGGAGGGGGCATGCTCATTTCTGGGCAGGTGGGTCCCAGTGCCAGCTGGAGGCTTGTCCctggctcctctgctccaggacagtgatgatgatgatgatgtccTCCTCTGCCATGCACACAGGGCTGCCAGCATCCAAACCCAGCCTCGagcactgggcactgcctgcCCCTTGCCAGGGTGGagttcccagcacagggacactggcAGGGGCTCAGTGCAGGATCACAGGCTCAGTGCTGCCCCTTCTCCAGTGCAGTCACTTCTTGGTGACACCTGTCCTGGCACACATCATCCTTATGGCCCACCTGGCAGGTGCCCATCGCCAGCACATCTGGCTGCAGAGTTCACAAGTAAAAAGCAACGTCAgtccaggcagtgccagctctgccaggggtgcccaggccAGCAGCCATGTCCCTGTGGGGTCACCTGGCCCCATGCCATGGTCACACATCCTGTGTATGCAGGGAGGGCCCTTAGGAGATGACACAGCAGCACTTagggcaccaggagcagcacctgcagcagccacatctcctgccagcctcctgctcctggccctTGGGTGCCTTGTCCAGGCTCACGGTGTAGAAGGAGGCAGACGAGTCCCCATTGTGCATCCTCAGGCTGCCGTAGGGGTTGTAGGGACGGGACCAGGACTTGTCTGTGGAGATGTCTGGGCTGTTGCAGCCATTGGCGAGCTCTGTGTGCCCCCCGGTGCCGTAGGAGGGCACGGCCGCGGGGTTGGCGATGACGGTGGGCTCGTCTCTCAGGTAGCGAGTGATGAAGctctgctggaactgctcccGCGGGATGTTGACGCTGGCGTAGGGGTTCTGCACGGTGACTCCCCGATCCATGTCCCTGCCCCTTGTCAGGCACTGCCCACCCCTGCGGGACAGAGCCCCTGTCACCCCCGGCAGACCCCCTGGACCCCCTGGTTtgggtgagagcagagctgtgctccccctccctgcccccccAAGGGACCCCCACAAGGTACACGAGGACCCACCAGAGCCgggaggggaggcaggagcgGGGGGCAGGGGGTGAGCAGGGCACGGGGGGCAGAAGGGGAGGCTGAGTGGGGCAAAGAGTGCAGGTGGGGCAGTGGGGTGGGGATCTCTAGGGAGACACAGTGCAGGACGAAAGAAGTGGGGGGAGGAGCGGGAGGAAAGGGGGTGCAGGGGAGTGGAAAGACAGAGGGGAgatgggacagggcagggacagctggggagggaagatgggacaggacagggaatgTCGGGATGGGGGTTGGGGACGGGGCAGCGGTGGGAGCTGGGGAATCGGGGCGGGGGGCGCAGAGCaaggaggagggcaggcaggggaaggggcgcagggggagcgggcagggcacGGGCACGGTGGGGCAGCGATCCCCGGGACTCACCGAGCGCGGCTCCGGCCGCTGCGGGGCCGCTCTGCCCCGGCTGCGCTTCCTCCTGCACGGCCCGCCCCGAGCGGCGCCGCCCCGAgccacagacagacagacggaccggcctgcagacagacagaccgGCCCCGAGAGAgcggggcagggacagcccacaGCCAGCACCCGCCCCCCGGCCAGCCCCAACACagccaccagcccagcccatggGCACCggcgcagggcagggcacagggaactGGGCATggggcagtgggcacagggaaCTGGACAGAGGCACAGGGAACTGAGCACTGGGCACAGGGAACTGGACGGGGGCACAGGGaactgggcactgggcacagggaactggacagggggcacagggaactgggcagtgggcacagggaaCTGAGTGCTCggcagtgggcacagggaaCTGGACAGAGGCACAGGGAACTGGGTAgtgggcagtgggcacagggaaCTGGGAACtgggcagtgggcacagggaaCTGAGTGCTCggcagtgggcacagggaaCTGGACAGTGAGCACAGGGAACTGGGCACTGGCCACAGGGAACTGAGCAGTGGGCACAGGGAACTGGGCACTGGGAACTGAACAGTGGGCACAGGGAACTGGGCACTGGGAACTggacagggggcacagggaacTGGGCACCTGACAGTGGGCACAGGGAACTGGGCACTGGGCAGTGGGCATGGACACTGCTCAGGTGGCACTGGTACCACAGCTGGACAGGGACACTTGGCACTGGACAGGGGTATTGGGCACCGGGCAAGGCCACCAGTACCGAGGCACCAAACCAGCACCACCCACTGGTACCAGGAACTGG
This genomic stretch from Ammospiza caudacuta isolate bAmmCau1 chromosome 21, bAmmCau1.pri, whole genome shotgun sequence harbors:
- the CYSRT1 gene encoding cysteine-rich tail protein 1, with product MDRGVTVQNPYASVNIPREQFQQSFITRYLRDEPTVIANPAAVPSYGTGGHTELANGCNSPDISTDKSWSRPYNPYGSLRMHNGDSSASFYTVSLDKAPKGQEQEAGRRCGCCRCCSWCPKCCCVIS